Proteins from a genomic interval of Kribbella aluminosa:
- a CDS encoding AMP-dependent synthetase/ligase, with product MMPVADPGQLALLSNRKDTMAQMFLDRVAATPEREAFRFPRGEQWKSVTWRETEALTRRRAAGLIALGVEPEQRVGIAAGTRIEWIECYLAAVLAAAATSTIYPSTISADVAFIVADADVQVVFAEDAGQVDKLRAHRAETPSLRKVVLLDGTPLESDGDWVIGLGQLDLLGDEYLAEHPSIVDDRIAGITPDTLCTLIYTSGTTGRPKGVRLPHSVWTYEGAAVEGMRVLSPDDLQFLWLPLSHVFGQVLLAVQCQIGFATAVDGRIDKIVDNAAVVQPTFMAAAPRIFEKAHARIVTMIQSEGGARAKLFDWAFGIGAKVSALRQSGREPSGLLGAQFAAADRLVLSKIRARFGGRIRFFVSGSAALDKSLAEWFHAAGLLIIEGYGLSETSAGSTLNRPTQYRLGSVGPAFPGTSFKIAEDGEILIKGDGVMSGYHNQPEQTAEVLTADGWFHTGDIGHFEDEFLYITDRKKDLFKTSGGKYVAPQVIEGRFKTICPYASQFIVHGNLRNFVSALVTLDPDAITSWAESNGLGGRPYAEIVTSGAARAMVQGYVDELNAGLNRWETIKKFTILDRDLTVESGEMTPSLKLKRKHVETEYADVLDKMYE from the coding sequence ATGATGCCTGTCGCCGATCCCGGCCAGCTCGCACTTCTCAGCAACCGCAAGGACACCATGGCCCAGATGTTCCTGGACCGGGTGGCGGCGACGCCTGAGCGGGAGGCGTTCCGGTTCCCGCGCGGAGAGCAGTGGAAGTCGGTGACCTGGCGGGAGACCGAGGCGCTGACCCGGCGCCGGGCCGCGGGCCTGATCGCGCTCGGGGTCGAACCCGAGCAGCGGGTCGGGATCGCGGCCGGCACCCGGATCGAGTGGATCGAGTGCTACCTGGCCGCCGTACTGGCCGCGGCCGCAACGTCGACGATCTACCCGTCGACGATCTCCGCCGATGTCGCCTTCATCGTGGCCGACGCCGACGTCCAGGTGGTGTTCGCCGAGGACGCCGGGCAGGTCGACAAGCTCCGCGCGCACCGGGCCGAGACGCCGTCGCTGCGCAAGGTCGTGCTGCTCGACGGCACGCCGCTGGAGAGCGACGGCGACTGGGTGATCGGCCTCGGGCAGCTCGACCTGCTGGGCGACGAGTACCTCGCCGAGCACCCGTCGATTGTCGACGATCGGATTGCAGGCATCACCCCGGATACCTTGTGCACGCTGATCTACACCTCCGGTACGACGGGTCGCCCGAAAGGCGTGCGGCTGCCGCACTCGGTGTGGACGTACGAGGGCGCCGCGGTCGAGGGCATGCGGGTGCTGTCGCCGGACGACCTGCAGTTCCTCTGGCTGCCGCTGTCGCACGTGTTCGGCCAGGTACTGCTCGCGGTCCAGTGCCAGATCGGCTTCGCGACCGCGGTGGACGGCCGCATCGACAAGATTGTCGACAATGCGGCTGTCGTCCAGCCGACGTTCATGGCGGCGGCGCCGCGGATCTTCGAGAAGGCGCACGCCCGGATCGTGACGATGATCCAGTCCGAGGGCGGGGCCCGGGCCAAGTTGTTCGACTGGGCGTTCGGGATCGGTGCGAAGGTCTCCGCCCTCCGGCAGTCCGGTCGGGAGCCGTCAGGTCTGCTGGGTGCGCAGTTCGCCGCGGCGGACCGGTTGGTGCTGTCGAAGATCCGGGCCCGGTTCGGCGGCCGGATCCGGTTCTTCGTGTCCGGGTCCGCGGCGCTCGACAAGTCGCTGGCGGAGTGGTTCCACGCCGCCGGGTTGCTGATCATCGAGGGGTACGGGCTGTCGGAGACGTCGGCGGGGTCGACGCTGAACCGGCCCACGCAGTACCGGCTGGGCAGCGTCGGTCCGGCGTTCCCCGGTACGTCGTTCAAGATCGCCGAGGACGGCGAGATCCTGATCAAGGGCGACGGCGTGATGAGCGGGTACCACAACCAGCCCGAGCAGACCGCCGAGGTGCTGACCGCCGACGGCTGGTTCCACACCGGCGACATCGGGCACTTCGAGGACGAGTTCCTCTACATCACCGACCGCAAGAAGGACCTGTTCAAGACCTCCGGCGGCAAGTACGTCGCGCCGCAGGTGATCGAGGGCCGCTTCAAGACCATCTGCCCGTACGCGAGCCAGTTCATCGTGCACGGCAACCTGCGCAACTTCGTCTCGGCACTGGTCACGCTGGACCCGGACGCGATCACGAGCTGGGCGGAGTCGAACGGCCTCGGCGGCAGGCCGTACGCCGAGATCGTCACGTCCGGCGCCGCCCGCGCCATGGTCCAGGGCTACGTCGACGAACTCAACGCCGGCCTGAACCGCTGGGAGACGATCAAGAAGTTCACCATCCTCGACCGCGACCTCACGGTCGAGTCCGGCGAGATGACCCCCAGCCTCAAGCTCAAGCGCAAACACGTCGAGACCGAGTACGCCGACGTCCTCGACAAGATGTACGAGTAG
- a CDS encoding choice-of-anchor P family protein gives MSFTGDDFYLSSSKSATVQLEYYTGRTYGVAGTIDVPLLAQVKIPSQPDTKDVRVAQPFTTRTSCTAELAAGGLVTTRALCPKVQTSLAPGTSTASSIVNNTTIGIPGLPVIEVRGATAKSTSTCAGASATTDLAGLYIGGRRMPVSAELNSTTTVAGIRLTTNQRKPVANTEHGQSVTALHLTALDGKVDLVIASATTGVHNCAG, from the coding sequence GTGTCCTTCACGGGCGACGACTTCTACCTGTCGTCCTCCAAGTCGGCGACCGTGCAGCTGGAGTACTACACCGGGCGAACGTACGGCGTCGCAGGCACGATCGACGTTCCGCTGCTCGCGCAGGTCAAGATTCCGTCGCAGCCGGACACCAAGGACGTTCGGGTCGCACAACCGTTCACCACCAGGACGTCATGTACGGCGGAACTCGCGGCCGGCGGCCTGGTGACCACGAGGGCGCTGTGCCCGAAGGTTCAGACGAGCCTCGCTCCTGGCACCTCCACCGCATCGTCGATTGTCAACAACACGACAATCGGCATTCCGGGGCTCCCGGTCATCGAGGTCCGCGGTGCGACCGCCAAATCCACCAGTACCTGCGCCGGAGCCAGTGCCACCACGGACCTGGCCGGGCTGTACATCGGCGGCCGGCGGATGCCCGTCTCGGCCGAGCTCAACAGCACGACCACCGTCGCCGGTATCCGTCTGACCACCAACCAACGAAAGCCGGTGGCCAACACCGAGCACGGCCAATCGGTCACCGCTCTGCACCTGACAGCCCTCGACGGCAAGGTGGATCTCGTGATCGCCTCGGCCACCACCGGCGTCCACAACTGCGCCGGCTGA
- a CDS encoding alpha/beta fold hydrolase, translating into MLSDGTRTVLAGGVSHWVRVAGAGNGGTPLVLLHGGPGESSYGVERSVGDALARFVPVVFYDQRGCGRTQRPADTSTYTMERLVADLDELRTALGADRIVPWGVSFGALLAAEYAVAHSNHVDRLVLHAPPIVDPLHPGLWTMRPGAVDPLLTPAERTALRAQLDGVTKPLERTVAALGAIAQSENAAAFFYHDPSNIPADDQNAPPPNIEVAMALVGDERPELVDDLAALDIPTLVLAGLWDRQVGFDIPRDLATRLPQATLEIFQHSAHSIDEEEPAAYVEAIRKFLSR; encoded by the coding sequence ATGCTGAGTGACGGGACGCGGACGGTGCTCGCGGGTGGGGTCTCGCACTGGGTGCGGGTGGCGGGGGCCGGGAACGGTGGTACGCCGTTGGTCCTGTTGCACGGCGGGCCGGGTGAGAGTTCGTACGGCGTGGAGCGGTCCGTCGGGGATGCGCTCGCCCGGTTCGTGCCGGTGGTGTTCTACGACCAGCGCGGGTGCGGGCGTACCCAGCGTCCGGCCGACACGTCGACGTACACGATGGAGCGTCTGGTCGCGGACCTCGACGAGTTGCGTACGGCGTTGGGCGCCGACCGGATCGTCCCGTGGGGCGTGTCGTTCGGGGCCTTGCTGGCCGCGGAGTACGCCGTTGCTCACAGCAACCATGTGGACCGCCTGGTACTGCACGCGCCGCCGATCGTCGACCCGCTGCATCCCGGGCTGTGGACGATGCGGCCGGGCGCCGTCGACCCGCTGCTGACACCGGCCGAGCGGACCGCGTTGCGCGCCCAGCTCGACGGCGTCACCAAGCCGCTGGAACGGACGGTCGCCGCGCTCGGCGCGATCGCCCAGAGCGAGAACGCCGCCGCCTTCTTCTACCACGACCCGTCGAACATCCCGGCCGACGACCAGAACGCGCCACCACCCAACATCGAGGTAGCGATGGCGCTGGTCGGGGACGAGCGTCCCGAGCTCGTCGACGACCTGGCCGCGCTGGACATCCCGACGCTGGTCCTGGCCGGCCTCTGGGACCGCCAGGTCGGCTTCGACATCCCGCGCGACCTCGCGACCCGGCTCCCGCAGGCCACCCTGGAGATCTTCCAGCATTCGGCCCACTCCATCGACGAGGAAGAACCGGCCGCCTACGTCGAAGCGATCCGGAAGTTCTTGTCCCGGTAA
- a CDS encoding MDR family MFS transporter codes for MDTEAHPVGRATRNAVVVAIMLGMLLAALDQTIVATALPTIVSDLGGANHLSWVVTSYLLAETIMTALIGKFGDLYGRKPMFLLSVVLFLAGSALCGMSHSMLWLVGSRAIQGLGAGGLMVTAMAVIADVVPLSERGRYQGVMGSVFGVSTVAGPLLGGLFVDHLSWRWAFYVNIPLGIIVLIVASITLPSVKAAVGPRIDYLGILFIGIAATGLTLVTTWGGNEYAWTSAVIIAMAVGSVLALGLFVLAERRAAEPLLPLRLFRSPVFTVCSIMSFIIGFAMLGGVTYLPTYLQFVHGASATESGLQMLPLVCGLLVASVVVGQIISKTGRYRLFPIFGTILIGVGLFLLSLLGNATSYLETAGFMVVLGLGIGACMPVPTVVVQSTVDYSDLGVATSGVSFLRTMGSSFGVAVFGSIYAHQLPEKLGVAVQTAKVDPRLAATVAGVRGLPDAARSVITAAYADSLHVVFLWAVPVAGLGFLTALLLKEVPLRDTARMAASDVGENFGAPASFDSEHELQKLAALVVRHHKRNPAPEVLAQSGLPLSAAQTWMIMRVFRGGAESGSATLAEMTGELRMPPGVLEPLATQLVAEGYLSETLGHYRFTTLGLEMFQRFVGAFRVWMLDHLTDWDPENSEAFSQAVDRIAEQMIDQGQSLTTGKHALATSA; via the coding sequence ATGGACACCGAGGCTCACCCCGTCGGACGTGCCACCCGGAACGCGGTCGTGGTGGCGATCATGCTCGGAATGTTGCTCGCGGCGCTCGATCAGACGATCGTGGCGACCGCGCTGCCGACCATCGTCAGCGATCTCGGCGGGGCCAACCACCTGTCCTGGGTGGTGACGTCGTACCTGCTCGCCGAGACGATCATGACCGCGCTGATCGGGAAGTTCGGCGACCTGTACGGGCGCAAGCCGATGTTCCTGCTCAGCGTCGTCCTGTTCCTCGCCGGGTCCGCGCTCTGCGGGATGTCGCACTCGATGCTCTGGCTGGTCGGGTCCCGGGCGATCCAGGGCCTCGGCGCCGGCGGCCTGATGGTCACCGCGATGGCGGTGATCGCGGACGTCGTACCGCTCAGCGAGCGCGGCCGGTACCAGGGCGTGATGGGTTCGGTGTTCGGGGTGTCGACGGTCGCCGGGCCGCTGCTCGGCGGGCTGTTCGTCGACCACCTGAGCTGGCGCTGGGCGTTCTACGTGAACATCCCGCTCGGCATCATCGTGCTGATCGTTGCCTCGATCACCCTTCCTTCGGTGAAGGCCGCGGTCGGCCCGAGGATCGACTATCTCGGGATCCTGTTCATCGGGATCGCCGCGACCGGGCTGACGCTGGTCACCACCTGGGGCGGGAACGAGTACGCCTGGACCTCGGCGGTGATCATCGCGATGGCGGTCGGCTCGGTGCTCGCGCTGGGGCTGTTCGTGCTGGCCGAGCGGCGCGCCGCGGAGCCGTTACTGCCGTTGCGGTTGTTCCGCTCCCCGGTGTTCACGGTGTGCTCGATCATGAGCTTCATCATCGGGTTCGCGATGCTCGGCGGGGTCACCTACCTCCCGACGTACCTGCAGTTCGTGCACGGCGCCTCGGCGACCGAGTCCGGGCTGCAGATGCTGCCGCTGGTGTGCGGGCTGCTGGTCGCGTCGGTGGTGGTCGGGCAGATCATCAGCAAGACCGGGCGGTACCGGCTGTTCCCGATCTTCGGCACGATCCTGATCGGCGTCGGTCTGTTCCTGCTCTCGCTTCTCGGCAACGCCACGTCCTACCTCGAAACCGCGGGCTTCATGGTGGTTCTGGGACTCGGTATCGGCGCGTGTATGCCGGTGCCGACCGTGGTCGTGCAGAGCACCGTCGACTACTCGGACCTCGGCGTCGCGACCTCCGGGGTGAGCTTCCTGCGGACGATGGGCAGCTCGTTCGGAGTCGCGGTGTTCGGGTCGATCTACGCGCACCAACTGCCGGAGAAGCTCGGCGTCGCGGTGCAGACCGCGAAGGTCGACCCGCGGCTGGCGGCGACCGTGGCGGGGGTCCGCGGACTGCCCGACGCGGCGCGCTCGGTGATCACCGCGGCGTACGCCGACTCGCTGCACGTGGTGTTCCTCTGGGCGGTGCCGGTGGCCGGGCTGGGGTTCCTCACCGCGCTGCTGCTGAAGGAGGTCCCGCTCCGCGACACCGCGCGGATGGCCGCGTCCGACGTCGGCGAGAACTTCGGGGCCCCCGCCTCGTTCGACTCCGAGCACGAACTCCAGAAGCTCGCGGCTCTCGTCGTACGGCATCACAAACGCAACCCCGCGCCCGAGGTGCTCGCGCAGTCCGGGCTGCCGCTGAGCGCCGCGCAGACCTGGATGATCATGCGCGTCTTCCGCGGCGGCGCGGAGTCCGGATCCGCCACGCTGGCCGAGATGACCGGCGAGCTGCGGATGCCGCCCGGCGTACTCGAACCGTTGGCCACCCAACTGGTTGCCGAGGGCTACTTGTCGGAAACGCTCGGCCACTACCGCTTCACCACGCTCGGCCTGGAGATGTTCCAGCGGTTCGTCGGCGCGTTCCGGGTCTGGATGCTCGACCACCTCACCGACTGGGACCCGGAGAACTCCGAGGCGTTCTCCCAGGCCGTCGACCGGATCGCCGAACAGATGATCGACCAGGGCCAGTCCCTCACCACCGGCAAACACGCCCTCGCCACCTCAGCCTGA
- the hemW gene encoding radical SAM family heme chaperone HemW codes for MPSTLPEGEVAPRDGALPDAAVREAAGRPFGFYLHVPFCASRCGYCDFNTYTARELGGGGSQASYASAAVAEVRLARQVLRDLDRPVDTVFFGGGTPTLLPVADLGKMLAAVRDEFGLAADAEVTTEANPESVDPAYLEGLLEAGFNRVSFGMQSSSSQVLRILDRQHSPGRALEAAKEATSAGFEHVNLDLIYGTPGESLDDWRASLESALSAQPDHVSAYALIVEDGTQLARRIRRGELPMPDDDDLADKYVLADELLSAEGLRWYEVSNWARSTAARCRHNELYWRGDTWWGIGPGAHSHAGGVRWWNVKHPSAYAERIAAGESPAYARETLDAETRRVERVLLEVRLSAGLPLEVLDAAGRAAADQVVADGLAVLTDGRLVLTDRGRLLADAVVRDLLP; via the coding sequence GTGCCGTCGACATTGCCCGAGGGGGAGGTTGCGCCCCGGGACGGGGCGTTGCCGGATGCTGCTGTGCGGGAGGCCGCCGGGCGGCCGTTCGGGTTCTACCTGCACGTGCCGTTCTGTGCATCGCGGTGCGGGTACTGCGACTTCAACACCTACACCGCTCGCGAGCTGGGCGGTGGCGGATCGCAGGCGTCGTACGCCTCGGCGGCTGTTGCGGAGGTGCGGCTGGCGCGGCAGGTGCTGCGGGACCTGGACCGGCCGGTGGACACCGTGTTCTTCGGGGGCGGTACGCCGACCCTGCTGCCGGTCGCGGATCTCGGGAAGATGCTCGCGGCGGTCCGGGACGAGTTCGGGCTCGCGGCGGACGCGGAGGTGACGACCGAGGCCAACCCGGAGTCCGTCGACCCGGCCTACCTCGAGGGACTGCTCGAGGCCGGCTTCAACCGCGTCAGCTTCGGCATGCAGAGCTCGTCGTCCCAGGTGCTGAGGATCCTCGACCGGCAGCACAGTCCCGGACGTGCACTGGAAGCCGCGAAGGAAGCGACCTCGGCCGGCTTCGAGCACGTGAATCTCGACCTCATCTACGGAACGCCCGGTGAGTCCCTGGACGACTGGCGAGCCTCGCTGGAGTCCGCGCTCTCCGCCCAGCCCGACCACGTGAGCGCGTACGCGTTGATCGTCGAGGACGGTACGCAGCTCGCCCGGCGGATCCGGCGCGGTGAGCTGCCGATGCCGGACGACGACGACCTCGCGGACAAGTACGTGCTGGCCGACGAGTTGCTGTCGGCCGAGGGCCTGCGCTGGTACGAGGTGTCGAACTGGGCCCGCAGTACGGCGGCGCGCTGCCGGCACAACGAGCTGTACTGGCGCGGCGACACCTGGTGGGGGATCGGGCCGGGCGCGCACAGCCATGCGGGCGGGGTGCGGTGGTGGAACGTGAAGCATCCCAGCGCGTACGCGGAGCGGATCGCCGCCGGCGAGAGTCCGGCGTACGCACGGGAGACGCTGGACGCGGAGACCCGGCGGGTCGAGCGGGTGCTGCTCGAGGTGCGGTTGTCGGCCGGTCTGCCGCTCGAGGTCCTCGACGCGGCGGGGCGGGCGGCAGCGGACCAGGTGGTCGCGGACGGGCTCGCGGTACTCACCGACGGCCGGCTGGTGCTGACCGATCGCGGGCGGTTGCTCGCGGATGCGGTGGTCCGGGATCTGCTGCCGTAA
- a CDS encoding polysaccharide lyase 8 family protein → MPPFIRRRLLLQAGLAAGAVSALGLPTRAFAGDEFDVLRARWAELNTGGAIDASDPAYASALAKLGQQAQEFVDTLIVDNSRTALWADLPLSPSSGNFSISYTRLKTIALARATPGAGLSAPATSVASAPARAARAAAGGSSTAGGGARAAAGGSSSAGGGASAADAVGGLLSGALDFLNLHSFNETLKETGNWWFWEIGTPRALLDTCVLAYDVLSADQLATYLTAVDHFVPDPNRRTNSPSLRETGANRVDKALIVALRGIVGKSTSRLSTARDALSDVAESGKNSVFTYVTSGDGFYRDGSFVQHGNLAYVGTYGNVALGGVANLIALLGGSTWEIADPNRAVLLDAVDASFAPFMVDGLMMDCVSGRAISREAAGDHRNGHGTTSTVLLLASGVAEPYASRYRALAKSWITRDRLDDYLPGASIPEISRAKALLADTSVTPAPASPRHFQFYNQDRVVHRRPGWTFAIAMSSKRMARYEWGNGENLRGWYVGDGLTYLYNADQSQYYDAYWPTVDAQRMPGTTVSTKPRQPGGTGSGTGTVAAYADWVGGASYKDVAGAVGMQLINYDKSLQARKSWFCLRDSVVALGAGIVGTDGYPVETIVDNRNLHENGTAALVVDGRSGVDQTYGDPRWVHLDGVGGYVFPAGGQLRVEREDRTGSWSEINIGNDTSGSTTPHTRRYAKLVLEHGTDAGSYAYILLPNATTRETAERSADPGMTVIVNNPNVQAIISHRENLVLANFWTAGSVAGDGAAFVGSDGPASVVVGRDGPVTTVAVSDPSRTAQVVRVTVGRHVGAVVAKDPAVTVVATGKQLVVDVAVGGTRGATHTVSFH, encoded by the coding sequence ATGCCGCCCTTCATTCGTCGTCGACTGTTGCTACAGGCCGGGCTCGCCGCTGGTGCGGTCAGCGCTCTCGGGCTGCCCACTCGAGCGTTCGCGGGGGACGAGTTCGACGTTCTCCGGGCGCGGTGGGCCGAGCTGAACACCGGCGGGGCGATCGACGCCTCGGATCCGGCGTACGCGAGCGCGCTCGCCAAGCTCGGTCAGCAGGCGCAGGAGTTTGTCGACACGCTGATTGTCGACAACAGTCGGACGGCGCTGTGGGCGGATCTGCCCCTCAGCCCATCGAGCGGCAACTTCTCCATCAGCTACACCCGCCTGAAGACGATCGCCCTGGCCCGCGCGACACCGGGCGCGGGCCTGAGCGCGCCGGCCACGAGCGTGGCAAGCGCCCCCGCCCGCGCGGCGAGAGCTGCGGCCGGTGGTTCGAGCACTGCAGGCGGAGGGGCGAGAGCTGCGGCCGGCGGTTCGAGTTCTGCAGGCGGAGGGGCGAGTGCTGCGGATGCGGTTGGCGGCTTGCTGAGCGGGGCGCTCGACTTCCTCAATCTGCATTCCTTCAACGAGACGCTGAAGGAGACCGGGAACTGGTGGTTCTGGGAGATCGGCACACCGCGGGCGCTCCTCGACACCTGCGTTCTGGCGTACGACGTGCTCTCGGCCGACCAGCTCGCGACGTACCTGACGGCCGTCGACCACTTCGTCCCCGACCCGAACCGCCGGACCAACTCGCCCTCGCTGCGTGAGACCGGCGCCAACCGGGTCGACAAGGCGCTGATCGTCGCGCTCCGCGGCATCGTCGGAAAGTCGACCAGCAGATTGTCGACAGCCCGCGACGCCCTCAGCGATGTCGCCGAGTCCGGGAAGAACTCCGTCTTCACCTACGTCACCAGCGGCGACGGGTTCTACCGCGACGGCTCGTTCGTCCAGCACGGCAACCTTGCCTACGTCGGCACCTACGGCAACGTCGCGCTCGGCGGCGTCGCGAACCTGATCGCGCTGCTCGGCGGTTCCACGTGGGAGATCGCCGACCCGAACCGCGCTGTCCTCCTGGACGCGGTCGACGCGAGCTTCGCACCGTTCATGGTCGACGGTCTGATGATGGACTGCGTCTCCGGCCGGGCAATCTCCCGCGAGGCCGCCGGGGACCACCGCAACGGGCACGGCACCACGTCGACCGTGCTGCTGCTCGCGAGCGGTGTCGCCGAGCCGTACGCCTCGCGCTACCGGGCGCTCGCCAAGAGCTGGATCACCCGCGACCGGCTCGACGACTACCTGCCCGGTGCGTCGATCCCCGAGATCTCGCGCGCGAAGGCGCTGCTCGCGGACACCTCGGTGACGCCCGCGCCGGCGTCGCCGCGGCACTTCCAGTTCTACAACCAGGACCGCGTCGTGCACCGCCGGCCGGGCTGGACGTTCGCGATCGCGATGTCGTCGAAGCGGATGGCGCGCTACGAGTGGGGCAACGGCGAGAACCTCCGCGGGTGGTACGTCGGCGACGGTCTGACGTACCTGTACAACGCGGACCAGTCGCAGTACTACGACGCGTACTGGCCGACGGTCGACGCGCAGCGGATGCCCGGCACGACTGTCAGCACGAAACCGCGGCAGCCGGGTGGTACCGGTAGCGGTACGGGGACCGTCGCGGCGTACGCGGACTGGGTCGGCGGGGCGTCGTACAAGGATGTCGCGGGTGCCGTCGGGATGCAGCTGATCAACTACGACAAGAGCTTGCAGGCTCGGAAGTCGTGGTTCTGTCTGCGGGATTCGGTCGTCGCCCTGGGCGCGGGGATCGTCGGCACCGACGGCTATCCGGTGGAGACGATTGTCGACAATCGGAATCTCCACGAGAACGGGACGGCCGCGCTGGTCGTCGACGGGCGGTCGGGTGTCGACCAGACGTACGGCGACCCACGGTGGGTGCACCTGGACGGTGTGGGCGGGTACGTGTTCCCGGCGGGAGGACAGCTGCGGGTCGAACGTGAGGATCGCACCGGTTCCTGGTCGGAGATCAACATCGGGAACGACACCTCCGGGTCGACCACCCCGCATACACGCCGCTACGCCAAGCTCGTGCTGGAGCACGGCACGGACGCCGGTTCGTACGCTTACATCCTGTTGCCCAACGCAACCACTCGTGAGACGGCTGAGCGGTCGGCCGATCCCGGGATGACCGTTATTGTCAACAATCCGAATGTCCAAGCAATCATCTCCCACCGCGAGAACCTCGTACTGGCGAACTTCTGGACAGCCGGTTCCGTCGCCGGGGACGGAGCCGCGTTTGTGGGGAGTGACGGGCCAGCCTCGGTGGTGGTCGGGAGAGACGGACCGGTGACGACTGTCGCCGTGTCGGATCCGAGTCGGACTGCGCAGGTTGTCCGGGTGACGGTCGGGCGGCACGTGGGCGCTGTGGTTGCCAAGGATCCGGCTGTCACGGTGGTTGCTACCGGCAAACAGCTGGTGGTCGACGTCGCCGTCGGCGGCACGCGTGGTGCCACGCACACCGTGTCTTTCCACTAG
- a CDS encoding M60 family metallopeptidase — translation MMPHARPTEYSAQYTRRRVLQATGAGLALAAVPAVPAVAHAQTVTNSSSTTNTLTIDALPSARTTELDRTQDSLSASELRTTGFYLPASTALNVVVHTGLVPTLVIGAPDADARADFKSSREYPLQAGRNTVTDAGGGVVYLKLIGDSGRAKVTIGEQAQPMPYFVLGCTGEADFQRQLDERTTPYVEFVSPHAMITVERASALTYRAENHTDLLATYEDVIRVEDATSGYDGSAPVHARLVHRYHFVGYPSAITGVGAYATHGHMSFPPPIQDRMLTVEGLRTRGWGIYHELGHQHQQITYKPSSLTEVTVNIYSLAVNAVFATKYGQQPRLHAPDAKTGRTPWQSAPGKLRSPGVDYGKTFDPYEKLVMFEQLRLGFGDDFWPRLHQLVRVERPYAGDYTDEVLRLRNLVVLCSRNAGHDLSDFFRAWGVPVDAEATAQLAARHLTPPTTDPSTIRE, via the coding sequence ATGATGCCGCACGCCCGCCCCACGGAGTACAGCGCGCAGTACACGCGGCGCCGTGTTCTCCAGGCAACCGGTGCCGGCCTGGCGCTGGCCGCAGTACCGGCAGTACCAGCGGTGGCCCACGCGCAGACCGTCACCAACAGCAGCAGCACCACCAACACACTCACGATCGACGCACTCCCGTCCGCGCGGACGACGGAGCTCGACCGCACCCAGGACTCGCTCAGCGCCAGCGAACTCCGCACGACCGGCTTCTACCTACCCGCCAGCACCGCCCTCAACGTGGTTGTCCACACAGGTCTCGTCCCGACGCTGGTGATCGGCGCACCGGACGCCGACGCGCGCGCCGACTTCAAGTCGTCGCGCGAGTACCCGCTGCAGGCCGGCCGCAACACCGTCACCGACGCCGGCGGTGGCGTCGTCTACCTGAAACTGATCGGCGACTCCGGGCGCGCGAAGGTCACGATCGGCGAGCAGGCGCAGCCGATGCCGTACTTCGTCCTCGGCTGCACCGGCGAGGCCGACTTCCAGCGCCAGCTCGACGAACGCACCACGCCGTACGTCGAGTTCGTCAGCCCGCACGCGATGATCACCGTCGAGCGCGCGTCGGCCCTGACCTACCGCGCGGAGAACCACACCGACCTGCTCGCGACGTACGAGGACGTCATCCGGGTCGAGGACGCGACCAGCGGGTACGACGGCTCCGCGCCGGTGCACGCGCGGCTGGTGCACCGGTACCACTTCGTCGGGTACCCGTCGGCGATCACCGGCGTCGGCGCGTACGCGACGCACGGCCACATGTCGTTCCCGCCGCCGATCCAGGACCGGATGCTGACCGTCGAAGGTCTCCGGACGCGCGGCTGGGGCATCTACCACGAGCTCGGGCACCAGCATCAGCAGATCACCTACAAGCCGAGTTCACTGACCGAGGTCACGGTCAACATCTACTCGCTCGCGGTCAACGCGGTGTTCGCGACGAAGTACGGCCAGCAGCCACGGCTGCACGCGCCGGACGCGAAGACCGGCCGCACTCCCTGGCAGAGCGCGCCCGGCAAGCTGCGATCGCCGGGTGTCGACTACGGCAAGACGTTCGACCCGTACGAGAAGCTCGTGATGTTCGAGCAGCTCCGGCTCGGGTTCGGCGACGACTTCTGGCCACGGCTGCACCAGCTCGTCCGGGTCGAGCGTCCGTACGCCGGCGACTACACGGACGAGGTCCTCCGTCTGCGGAACCTGGTCGTCCTGTGCAGCCGGAACGCCGGCCACGACCTGAGCGACTTCTTCCGCGCCTGGGGCGTACCGGTCGACGCGGAGGCCACGGCCCAGCTCGCCGCCCGGCACCTGACGCCGCCGACGACCGATCCGTCGACAATCCGCGAGTAG